The Leptospira montravelensis nucleotide sequence GGCATCATGGTAAACATCATAGTTCTAAGAGCAATGGTAGCTCCCGCAACCGTTTGACTGCCAAACTCAGAAAGTATCCTCATGATAAAAATCCAGGAGGTCATTCCCACAATCATTTGTCCTATTCCACCAAGTGATGTTTTTAAAATTCCACGAATGGTATCCCATTCCATTTTTAGATGGGATCGGAGAATTTTAATATGTTTACCACCTCTAAATAATAACCATAACTGAAAAAGGACTCCTATCCCACGTCCGATGTTAGTGGCAATGGCAGCTCCTGTAATTCCATAAGCAGGAATCGGTCCCCAGCCAAAAATAAAAATGGGATCTAGGATAATATTTAATCCATTAGAGATCCACAAAACCCTCATAGATATGGCAGCATCACCTGCCCCACGAAAAACTGCATTGATAAGAAAAAGGAGAACTATTACGATATTGCCACCTAACATCCATTGCATGTAGTGATGACCTTCGTTTAACACCCACTCATCGCCACCCATCAGGGTAAGAAGTTCTTTCGAAAAGAATATTCCGGCAATGGCAAAGGGTATGGAGGCTATAATTGCAATCCAAATGGATTGGATGGCAGCCACCCCCGCTTTATCTTTTTCTTTCTCACCGATTCGCCTAGCGATTATGGCTGTCACAGAAAATGATAATCCCATTGCAACGGAATATAAAAGGAATAAATAGGTTTCAGTAAGTCCTACAGTTGCAATCGCGGAAGCACCTAAAGAACCTACAAAATAAATATCTACAACAGCAAATACCGATTCTAATACTAGCTCCAAAACCATTGGAACTGAAAGTAAAAAGACTGCCTTTCGTATACTAACTTCTGTATAGTCCTCTTCCGAACCAGCTAGTGCTTTTTTTAAATCTTCCCATAAACTAGCGCTTGTCATTTGAAGTTTTCCCCTGAGTAAAAAATTTTCCAATGAAACAAATGAGTATTCGACTTCTTTTAATTGAATTCATTTTATTTCTCCAAATATTGGTTAAGTCTTGAAAGTGTTTGTTTTCCACCTTCTATCGCACCAATTCTTAACTTCGCATTTCGAACGTTTGTATCAGAAAAAGTCATTTGCATCTTTACTAATGTTTGGTTCTTATCGATGGAAATTAGATTTATGATTACCAGAAAATCATCATTTTTATTTTTATCTCCGGACCCATGTAGATATTCCAAATAGTCGTATTCTCTAATTTCTTTATATTCAATTGTATTTGGCCAAATCGTACCATCGGGTCCATCCATAGTAAAAACCCATTGTCCTCCTACTTTAAAGTCCATAGTTTTTGTTGTTGTTTTAAAACCATTTGGACCCCACCAATTACTTATTGTTAGAGGATCGGAGAATGCTTTAAAAACTATATGTTGCGGATGGTTCAATTTTTTCTCGATACAAATTTGGTTAGATTTTGGTAGTGCATTTTCCTCCAATTTCTCGAAACTTTGTGACCAACCTTCTTTCATTCCTGAATTGGCAAAACCGTCGCGTATTTGGTTATTAGCAAATTCTGTAATAAGAACAACTTTTGTTTTTTCGCCAACTTCCTCGAAGAGAACTCTTAATTTTGAGTTTAATATTTCTCTATCACCAGTGATTCCCGCCATTTTTTGAACTTCTTTTACCCATTCGTCCGGATGTTCATCTACTAAATCACTAATCACAAAACTTTGAAAAGGTGTAATTTCTAAAAAATGTCCTTTAACTGGATAATCGACTCCATCTGGTGATCGCATAACAATTCGATATGATCCGCCAACTTTAAAATCAAATTCCACAGTAGGGTTTGTAAATCCTTTTGGGCCCCACCACTTTCCAATGTGTAAAGGGTTTGTCCATACTTCCCAAACAAGTTGAATGGGAGCATCAAATAGTCTTTCAATGCGCACGATATTTTCTTCTAGAGTTAAAATTGGATCTGATTTAAACATTGTTAGTTTTTTCCTGTTGTTGTTTTTGTAGTCCTGTTAAATAGGCATCTAAACGATCGAATCGTTCTTCCCATAATTGTTTGTATTGTTCCAACCATTGGTTAGCTTCTTGCAATGCCTCAACCTTCAAACGACACGGGCGAAATTGGGCTGTTTTGGTTTTTTCAATGAGTCCAGCTTTTTCTAAAACTTTGAGGTGTTTGGAAATTCCAGGAAGACTCATCTCGAAAGGTTCTGCCAGCTGAAGGACTGTTGCCTCTCCTGAAACCAATTGCATCAATATCTTTCGCCGTGTAGGATCTGCCAATGCCTGAAATGTAGCATTGAGTGTTTCCTCAGTATCCTTCAATTTAACCATATAGCTAATTAACCTTTTGGTTAAATTGGTTAAGGACCAGGATCTTGTCAAGGGGAATTGGTGTGTGGTTTGCTAGGAAAGTTCGAATCGGCGAATATTAGTATCCCCGCCCGATTTGAGGGTGGGGAACTGAACCCGCCTCCCAATGCAGCCCTTCTACCATAATCCTTCGAATTCAGAAATCCAAATCGCCAAAACTCAGAAAAAATTTCTGAAAAGTTCATATTTCAAAATTTTACAACTCGAGAAAGAGTTCGTGATTAGGGTTTTTTTATCAACAATGAGGTTGGATAGTAAGAAGTGGAGAATATAAAGACATTCCAACCAAAAGGTAGTTAGGTGGAATGTCCTGGAGATTTAATTTAGTAAGAACTCTGAGTTTATAATGCTACCGCTCGCCCAAGCTTTGTGGCTTCCGGAACTTCCACGAGTTTCCCTGTTTTTACATCATAATAATATCCATACACAGGAATGTCTTTGGGAATCAATGGATGGTTTCGAATTCTTTTTACATCATCGATCACACTCTGTTCTAAATGATCAAAGGTTAAAAAAGGAATGAACTTCGCTTCTTCCGAACCTCCCGATTCTTCTACATTACGCCAACCGTTCGAATCAATCGTTGCTGTTTTTAAACTTTTAGATAGAAGGTTACGAATGATTGGATCAGTGAAAAGTTGCATCCCACAATCGGAGTGGTGGATTACAAAAAATTCTTTGGTTCCGAGTAGCTTATAGGAAATCACAAGCGAACGAATGGCATCATCACTGGCGCGACCACCGGCGTTACGAATGACATGTGCATCCCCTTCTGCCAAACCTGCGTACTTAGCAGGATCAAGTCTTGCGTCCATGCAGGTTAGGATGGTAAAACTTCTGGCAGGAGGAAGAGCCAATTCCCCTTTTTTCCCAAATTCCGATGCATACTTTTCGTTAGCACCAATGACTTCTCTATGGACTTTGCTGGTTTCTTGTTGGATGGGTGTGTTTGACATAGTAGATAAAAAATTCAATATAACGGAGCAGGCTAGAAAAGAATTTGGATCAAAATCATTTCTTTTCCGAATCTAATCACTGCCTTTGACAAATGGCAAAGATATTGGAGATTTTTCTGAAGGAATTAGCCCGTGCCAGGGATCTGGAGGGCTAGGTCACCTACCAGCGTTAGATGGTAGGTGACGGGAGCGAGAGCGGACCCCGGAGGAGCCCGGTCATTGTTACTGAACCATTCTTAAATTAGTAAAATTTGAGGCACAAAAAGAAGTTTGTTACATAAAATTTTCCTAATCATTGTTAGCTTGCTTTTGGATAATCAGTATACCCTTTTTCACCAGGAGTATATAGAGTTGTTTGGTCAAAAGAAACTAACGGAATGTTTTTTTGGAACCTAGTGACAAGGTCTGGATTGCCAAGGAATGGTTTTCCAAATGCAACAAGATCGGCATTCCCTGAAGTTAAATCTTTTTCCGCACGATCCAGGTCATAACCACCACTCAGAATGAGAGTTCCTTTAAATGCGTTTCTGATATTTTTAACTGTTTCTGGTTCTACTGTTGGTGCACCCATTGAGGAATGGTCTACCAAATGAACATACACAATACCAATTTCGTTAAGCTTTTCAGCTAACAATGAATATTCTTCATGAGTTTCGGGAAATGGAAACAGATCGTTGAAAGCGCCATAAGGAGATAAACGAATAGCCGTTTTGTCTTTGCCTATTGCGGTGCTAACTGCTTTCGCCACTTCAATAATAAATCGAATTCGGTTTTCGATAGAACCGCCGTATTCATCAGTTCTTTGGTTAGAAGAAGGATGTAAAAACTGCTCCAACAAATATCCGTTAGCAGCATGTAATTCAACACCATCAAAACCTGCTTTGATTGCATTTTTGGATGCGTTTACAAATTCTTCTAAAGTTTGATTGAGTTCTTCTTTTGACATTTCCTTTGGTGTAGGATGGTCTTTCATTCCATCGGCATCTGTCCACATTTGTCCTTTGGCAAGGATTGCCGATGGTCCAAGGACTTTTGCACCGTTTGGTAAATTTAATTCATGTCCAATACGGCCAGTGTGCATTAGTTGAACAAAAATTTTACTACCTTTTGCATGAACTTTGTCTGTTACTTTTTTCCAAGCTTTTGTTTGTTCTTCTGAAAAAATTCCAGGAATTCTCGCATAACCAAGACCATTCGGAGAAGGAGAAGTTCCTTCTGTAATGATCAGTCCCGCTTCTGCTCTCTGTTCGTAATAAGTAGCAACAAGATCACCTGGTACATTCCCAATGGATCGGGAACGGGTCATGGGTGCCATCACCACTTTATTTTTTAAGGTAAGATTTCCTAACTTCGCTTCTGAAAATAATGATTTCACAAGGTTCTCCAATTTAATTTACTGTTGAAGAATAGACTACAACATGAAATCATTTGATGTTATATTTATTTAATATTAAACTAATTTTTAAAAAAAATCAAAAATCAACTCCAAGGATGGTTAAATCGTCCTGTCGATCCTGACCATTTAGAAAACTTTGTAGTGTTTTTATGAGGTGGTCCTCGACCGCTGCTAGGTTTAAGTTTCGGCTGTTTTGGAAAAGGTGGTAAAGTGATTCTTCGCCAAATTCCTCCTCTTTTGCGTTAAAGGCCTCAAAAACGCCATCGGTGAATATAAACAACCGATCCTTTGGTTCGAAGGAAAGTTCGGAAAGTTCATAATGGCTCTGTTTTTTAAGCCCAATCATCCTCCCAGTTTTCGATAACAATAACATTTGGTCCTTTTGCAAAAGAACCGCAGCGGGATGGCCAGCAGAAGCAAAATGAATTTTTTTCTCCCTGAGATCTATGTCTATGATCATTGCAGTGAGAAGGCTATTCAATGAAACGAAGTTATCCATAAACTCTTCATTAAAAATTTCCATCACTTTCGAAGGAGGTAATTCAAAAGTTTTGATATTATCGTATAAACCTTTAATCGCCATTGTGATCATCGCTGCTTGGACTCCGTGACCAGTGGCATCTGCAATGAGAATTCTATATTTGGATTCTTTTAAAAGTACTATGTCAAAAAAATCTCCACCCACTTCGGATACTGGAAGATAACGATATTCAAGATTTAATTCCTTGATGAGTTTGGAATCGGTCATTAGAGAATTCTCTTGAATTTTTCTTGCCACAAAGAGATCCCTTTTCATTGCATTTAAGTTTCGGTTTAACTTATCCGTACGTTCCTTTACCTTTTCTTCCAAATCTAAATTAGATTTTTCTAAGTTCGATTTAATTTGTGCTTCGGCAGCTTCCTTTTCTTTTAGGATTGAATTGTATCGATCTGCTAAAGCAAATGCTAATAAAATCATTTCCGCCGCAGATCCGTATTGTGGGCCATCGATTGTAAAAGAATTGGTAGGTATTAAACCTAAAGCTCGCATCGTGGAAACGATCAAAGCTAAGAATAAAAAAGAAAATGCTAAAAGAAAAAAATAAGCAATTCTTTCTTTTTTATAAGAACATACGATTCCAATTAATAAAATCCAAAAGGAAGTTAATGTATGACTGAGTACTAAAATTTTCACAAATGATTCAAAAGATA carries:
- a CDS encoding MATE family efflux transporter, producing the protein MTSASLWEDLKKALAGSEEDYTEVSIRKAVFLLSVPMVLELVLESVFAVVDIYFVGSLGASAIATVGLTETYLFLLYSVAMGLSFSVTAIIARRIGEKEKDKAGVAAIQSIWIAIIASIPFAIAGIFFSKELLTLMGGDEWVLNEGHHYMQWMLGGNIVIVLLFLINAVFRGAGDAAISMRVLWISNGLNIILDPIFIFGWGPIPAYGITGAAIATNIGRGIGVLFQLWLLFRGGKHIKILRSHLKMEWDTIRGILKTSLGGIGQMIVGMTSWIFIMRILSEFGSQTVAGATIALRTMMFTMMPSWGMSNAVATLVGQNLGAGKPDRAEQSVWYTGFCNMGYLIIVSIIYYFWSENLISIFTEDPEVIKIGGKWLQIVSYSYFIYAWWMAAGQAFNGAGDTMTPTKINIVFFWIIQIPLAYLLGKYFSFGSTGVFWSIMISESSVGVFTLWLFTKGNWKQIKV
- a CDS encoding SRPBCC family protein, whose translation is MFKSDPILTLEENIVRIERLFDAPIQLVWEVWTNPLHIGKWWGPKGFTNPTVEFDFKVGGSYRIVMRSPDGVDYPVKGHFLEITPFQSFVISDLVDEHPDEWVKEVQKMAGITGDREILNSKLRVLFEEVGEKTKVVLITEFANNQIRDGFANSGMKEGWSQSFEKLEENALPKSNQICIEKKLNHPQHIVFKAFSDPLTISNWWGPNGFKTTTKTMDFKVGGQWVFTMDGPDGTIWPNTIEYKEIREYDYLEYLHGSGDKNKNDDFLVIINLISIDKNQTLVKMQMTFSDTNVRNAKLRIGAIEGGKQTLSRLNQYLEK
- a CDS encoding ArsR/SmtB family transcription factor, with the protein product MVKLKDTEETLNATFQALADPTRRKILMQLVSGEATVLQLAEPFEMSLPGISKHLKVLEKAGLIEKTKTAQFRPCRLKVEALQEANQWLEQYKQLWEERFDRLDAYLTGLQKQQQEKTNNV
- a CDS encoding beta-class carbonic anhydrase — protein: MSNTPIQQETSKVHREVIGANEKYASEFGKKGELALPPARSFTILTCMDARLDPAKYAGLAEGDAHVIRNAGGRASDDAIRSLVISYKLLGTKEFFVIHHSDCGMQLFTDPIIRNLLSKSLKTATIDSNGWRNVEESGGSEEAKFIPFLTFDHLEQSVIDDVKRIRNHPLIPKDIPVYGYYYDVKTGKLVEVPEATKLGRAVAL
- a CDS encoding alkene reductase, giving the protein MKSLFSEAKLGNLTLKNKVVMAPMTRSRSIGNVPGDLVATYYEQRAEAGLIITEGTSPSPNGLGYARIPGIFSEEQTKAWKKVTDKVHAKGSKIFVQLMHTGRIGHELNLPNGAKVLGPSAILAKGQMWTDADGMKDHPTPKEMSKEELNQTLEEFVNASKNAIKAGFDGVELHAANGYLLEQFLHPSSNQRTDEYGGSIENRIRFIIEVAKAVSTAIGKDKTAIRLSPYGAFNDLFPFPETHEEYSLLAEKLNEIGIVYVHLVDHSSMGAPTVEPETVKNIRNAFKGTLILSGGYDLDRAEKDLTSGNADLVAFGKPFLGNPDLVTRFQKNIPLVSFDQTTLYTPGEKGYTDYPKAS
- a CDS encoding 7TM diverse intracellular signaling domain-containing protein is translated as MSGKNIGSIPFLVGLILFFGYSEIYAEESIVERINIQNIDQSPIYLAKSILVFEDPSNRLDFDSILTKNLENQFIKVPSSNEAFNFSYSKSTYWLRIQLENKDLSAKEVTFVISYPRLKTLDFYFQSSKEMKKIKSGYSVPMSERPYQSRFFVFPILFPESTEATVYLKVESPNSINIPIQLWNRDLYDRHEINDHVIQALYFGIALAMVLFNLFLFFILKDSNYFLYVLVVLSTAFTIASHNGISSEYFWPNSPWMDQYFVNFFISIVLVLFLIFMRKLLNTKQFIPKLDRVSLAFIILQIVLAICYILSFESFVKILVLSHTLTSFWILLIGIVCSYKKERIAYFFLLAFSFLFLALIVSTMRALGLIPTNSFTIDGPQYGSAAEMILLAFALADRYNSILKEKEAAEAQIKSNLEKSNLDLEEKVKERTDKLNRNLNAMKRDLFVARKIQENSLMTDSKLIKELNLEYRYLPVSEVGGDFFDIVLLKESKYRILIADATGHGVQAAMITMAIKGLYDNIKTFELPPSKVMEIFNEEFMDNFVSLNSLLTAMIIDIDLREKKIHFASAGHPAAVLLQKDQMLLLSKTGRMIGLKKQSHYELSELSFEPKDRLFIFTDGVFEAFNAKEEEFGEESLYHLFQNSRNLNLAAVEDHLIKTLQSFLNGQDRQDDLTILGVDF